Proteins co-encoded in one Arachis stenosperma cultivar V10309 chromosome 7, arast.V10309.gnm1.PFL2, whole genome shotgun sequence genomic window:
- the LOC130940520 gene encoding cytochrome P450 71D10-like isoform X1 produces the protein MDLQNLISIFTTFLFLFMLLKIAIKKFSSSKDITNLPPGPRKLPIIGNMHNLVGSMPHECLRNLASKYGPLMHLKLGEVSHIIVTSPEMAQEIMKTQDLNFCDRPNVLFARVLNYNGTDIAFAPYGEYWRHVRKICTMELLTVKRVQSFRHIREAEVLELVKAISQSQGSIFNLSHKILSMTYGISARIAFGKKYSYLQEVFISSFEKALQIAGENYIADLYPSIRVLLELMSRYKTKLKELHKKSDKVLQDIIDDHRNRKSGKCKEEEGSEDLVDVLLKFQQKDSEYPLTDDDIKAVIQDIFTGGGETSSAVVEWAMAEMIKKPKVMEAAQAEVRRVYGSKGYVDESELYQLTYLKSIIKETLRLHPSVPLLVPRENKVPCQINGYQIPANSRIVINAWAIGRDPRYWVDAMEFKPERFVDNYSIDNRGTNFEYIPFGGGRRMCPGIAFATPNMELPLAQLLYHFDWKLPNGIKNEELDMTELFKITIRRKNDLCLIPIIVKDMHKDNNVISS, from the exons ATGGATCTTCAAAACCTTATCTCTATCTTCACCACCTTCCTCTTTCTCTTTATGCTATTGAAAATAGCCATTAAGAAATTTAGTTCTTCGAAGGATATTACCAATTTACCCCCAGGGCCAAGAAAACTACCCATCATAGGAAACATGCACAACCTTGTAGGATCAATGCCCCATGAATGCCTAAGAAACTTAGCATCCAAATATGGACCCTTAATGCACCTTAAACTTGGAGAAGTGTCCCACATAATAGTTACATCACCTGAAATGGCACAAGAGATTATGAAGACTCAAGATCTCAACTTTTGTGATAGGCCAAACGTTCTCTTTGCAAGAGTCTTGAATTACAATGGAACAGACATTGCTTTTGCCCCCTATGGAGAGTATTGGAGGCATGTACGAAAGATATGCACCATGGAGTTATTAACAGTAAAGCGTGTTCAATCTTTTAGGCACATAAGAGAAGCAGAGGTTTTAGAGTTGGTCAAAGCAATATCTCAAAGTCAAGGCTCCATTTTCAATCTCTCTCACAAGATTTTATCAATGACCTATGGAATCTCGGCTAGAATAGCATTTG GTAAAAAATATAGTTACTTGCAGGAAGTTTTTATATCATCTTTTGAAAAAGCATTGCAAATAGCAGGAGAAAATTATATTGCTGATCTGTATCCTTCAATTAGAGTACTGCTTGAACTGATGAGTAGATACAAGACTAAACTTAAAGAACTGCACAAAAAATCTGATAAAGTATTGCAAGACATCATAGATGATCATAGAAATCGAAAAAGTGGCAAAtgtaaagaagaagaaggcagTGAAGATTTAGTTGATGTTCTTCTCAAGTTTCAACAAAAAGATTCTGAATATCCTTTAACTGATGATGACATTAAAGCAGTCATTCAG gACATATTTACTGGTGGTGGAGAAACATCCTCAGCAGTTGTGGAATGGGCAATGGCTGAAATGATAAAGAAACCAAAAGTGATGGAAGCTGCACAAGCTGAAGTTAGAAGAGTTTATGGTAGCAAAGGGTATGTGGATGAATCAGAATTGTACCAGTTGACATACCTTAAGTCTATCATCAAAGAAACCTTAAGGTTACATCCATCTGTGCCATTATTAGTTCCAAGAGAGAACAAAGTACCATGCCAAATCAATGGGTACCAAATTCCAGCCAATTCTAGAATTGTTATCAATGCTTGGGCCATTGGAAGAGATCCAAGGTATTGGGTTGATGCCATGGAATTTAAGCCTGAGAGGTTTGTTGATAATTATTCAATTGATAATAGAGGCACAAACTTTGAGTATATTCCATTTGGTGGTGGAAGAAGAATGTGTCCCGGAATTGCATTTGCTACACCAAACATGGAGTTACCACTTGCTCAACTTCTTTACCATTTTGATTGGAAGCTTCCCAATGGAATCAAGAATGAGGAACTTGATATGACCGAGTTGTTTAAGATCActataagaagaaaaaatgatCTCTGCTTAATTCCTATTATTGTCAAGGATATGCATAAAGATAACAATGTAATCAGCAGTTAG
- the LOC130940520 gene encoding cytochrome P450 71D10-like isoform X2, whose translation MLLKIAIKKFSSSKDITNLPPGPRKLPIIGNMHNLVGSMPHECLRNLASKYGPLMHLKLGEVSHIIVTSPEMAQEIMKTQDLNFCDRPNVLFARVLNYNGTDIAFAPYGEYWRHVRKICTMELLTVKRVQSFRHIREAEVLELVKAISQSQGSIFNLSHKILSMTYGISARIAFGENYIADLYPSIRVLLELMSRYKTKLKELHKKSDKVLQDIIDDHRNRKSGKCKEEEGSEDLVDVLLKFQQKDSEYPLTDDDIKAVIQDIFTGGGETSSAVVEWAMAEMIKKPKVMEAAQAEVRRVYGSKGYVDESELYQLTYLKSIIKETLRLHPSVPLLVPRENKVPCQINGYQIPANSRIVINAWAIGRDPRYWVDAMEFKPERFVDNYSIDNRGTNFEYIPFGGGRRMCPGIAFATPNMELPLAQLLYHFDWKLPNGIKNEELDMTELFKITIRRKNDLCLIPIIVKDMHKDNNVISS comes from the exons ATGCTATTGAAAATAGCCATTAAGAAATTTAGTTCTTCGAAGGATATTACCAATTTACCCCCAGGGCCAAGAAAACTACCCATCATAGGAAACATGCACAACCTTGTAGGATCAATGCCCCATGAATGCCTAAGAAACTTAGCATCCAAATATGGACCCTTAATGCACCTTAAACTTGGAGAAGTGTCCCACATAATAGTTACATCACCTGAAATGGCACAAGAGATTATGAAGACTCAAGATCTCAACTTTTGTGATAGGCCAAACGTTCTCTTTGCAAGAGTCTTGAATTACAATGGAACAGACATTGCTTTTGCCCCCTATGGAGAGTATTGGAGGCATGTACGAAAGATATGCACCATGGAGTTATTAACAGTAAAGCGTGTTCAATCTTTTAGGCACATAAGAGAAGCAGAGGTTTTAGAGTTGGTCAAAGCAATATCTCAAAGTCAAGGCTCCATTTTCAATCTCTCTCACAAGATTTTATCAATGACCTATGGAATCTCGGCTAGAATAGCATTTG GAGAAAATTATATTGCTGATCTGTATCCTTCAATTAGAGTACTGCTTGAACTGATGAGTAGATACAAGACTAAACTTAAAGAACTGCACAAAAAATCTGATAAAGTATTGCAAGACATCATAGATGATCATAGAAATCGAAAAAGTGGCAAAtgtaaagaagaagaaggcagTGAAGATTTAGTTGATGTTCTTCTCAAGTTTCAACAAAAAGATTCTGAATATCCTTTAACTGATGATGACATTAAAGCAGTCATTCAG gACATATTTACTGGTGGTGGAGAAACATCCTCAGCAGTTGTGGAATGGGCAATGGCTGAAATGATAAAGAAACCAAAAGTGATGGAAGCTGCACAAGCTGAAGTTAGAAGAGTTTATGGTAGCAAAGGGTATGTGGATGAATCAGAATTGTACCAGTTGACATACCTTAAGTCTATCATCAAAGAAACCTTAAGGTTACATCCATCTGTGCCATTATTAGTTCCAAGAGAGAACAAAGTACCATGCCAAATCAATGGGTACCAAATTCCAGCCAATTCTAGAATTGTTATCAATGCTTGGGCCATTGGAAGAGATCCAAGGTATTGGGTTGATGCCATGGAATTTAAGCCTGAGAGGTTTGTTGATAATTATTCAATTGATAATAGAGGCACAAACTTTGAGTATATTCCATTTGGTGGTGGAAGAAGAATGTGTCCCGGAATTGCATTTGCTACACCAAACATGGAGTTACCACTTGCTCAACTTCTTTACCATTTTGATTGGAAGCTTCCCAATGGAATCAAGAATGAGGAACTTGATATGACCGAGTTGTTTAAGATCActataagaagaaaaaatgatCTCTGCTTAATTCCTATTATTGTCAAGGATATGCATAAAGATAACAATGTAATCAGCAGTTAG